A window from Streptomyces subrutilus encodes these proteins:
- a CDS encoding ArsR/SmtB family transcription factor, whose product MQVPLYQAKAEFFRMLGHPVRIRVLELLQSGPMPVRDLLAEIDIEASNLSQQLGVLRRAGIVVSLRDGSTVSYALAGGDVADLLRAARRILTELLAGQSELLAELRQAGPESDRRADTDTDTDTDTDTRAGSGGRAVERAEACGER is encoded by the coding sequence ATGCAGGTCCCCCTCTACCAGGCGAAGGCCGAGTTCTTCCGGATGCTCGGGCATCCCGTGCGCATCCGTGTCCTGGAACTGCTGCAGAGCGGACCCATGCCCGTACGGGACCTCCTGGCGGAGATCGACATCGAGGCGTCCAACCTCTCGCAGCAACTGGGGGTCCTGCGTCGCGCCGGCATCGTGGTCTCCCTGCGCGACGGGTCGACGGTGAGCTACGCCCTGGCCGGCGGCGACGTGGCCGACCTGCTGCGCGCGGCGCGCCGCATCCTGACGGAGCTGCTGGCCGGCCAGAGCGAACTGCTGGCGGAACTGCGCCAGGCGGGGCCGGAGTCCGATCGTCGTGCGGATACGGATACGGATACGGATACGGATACGGATACGCGGGCGGGGAGCGGCGGCCGCGCCGTGGAGCGGGCGGAGGCGTGCGGGGAACGGTGA
- a CDS encoding DeoR/GlpR family DNA-binding transcription regulator, whose product MSKHERWSRLLELLAVDGKLEVEEAAAAVAVSPATIRRDLDELAEQRLLVRTHGGALPHGVAYELPLRYKSSRRASEKRRIAHAVVGLLSRGDVVGLNGGTTTTEVARAMALGTGGGTTERAEPSEVPLYTVVTNALNIAGELTVRPHFKIVMTGGVARGQTYELVGPLAEGVLNQVVLDIAVLGVDGVDPQLGVMTRHEDEAAVSRLFAERARKVVVVTDSSKMGQRAFARICGLDRIDLLVTDTGLAPDMAARLAESGIEVITA is encoded by the coding sequence ATGTCCAAGCACGAGCGGTGGAGCAGGCTGCTGGAGCTGCTCGCGGTCGACGGAAAGCTGGAGGTCGAGGAAGCGGCGGCAGCGGTGGCGGTCTCGCCGGCGACCATCCGGCGGGACCTCGACGAGCTGGCCGAGCAGCGACTGCTCGTCCGTACGCACGGCGGCGCCCTTCCGCACGGCGTCGCGTACGAACTCCCGCTGCGCTACAAGTCCTCGCGCCGGGCCTCCGAGAAGCGGCGGATCGCGCACGCCGTCGTCGGGCTGCTGTCGCGGGGGGACGTCGTCGGGCTCAACGGCGGCACCACCACCACCGAGGTGGCACGGGCCATGGCGCTCGGTACGGGGGGCGGTACCACGGAGCGGGCAGAGCCTTCCGAGGTTCCGCTGTACACGGTGGTCACGAACGCGTTGAACATCGCCGGCGAGCTGACCGTACGCCCGCACTTCAAGATCGTGATGACGGGTGGGGTGGCCCGCGGACAGACCTACGAGCTGGTCGGCCCGCTCGCCGAGGGCGTGCTCAACCAGGTGGTCCTCGACATCGCCGTCCTCGGCGTCGACGGGGTGGACCCGCAGCTGGGGGTGATGACGCGCCACGAGGACGAGGCGGCCGTCAGCAGGCTCTTCGCCGAACGGGCCCGCAAGGTCGTCGTCGTGACCGACTCCTCGAAGATGGGCCAGCGTGCCTTCGCGCGCATCTGCGGCCTCGACCGGATCGACCTACTCGTCACCGACACCGGCCTGGCCCCCGACATGGCCGCGCGTCTGGCCGAGTCCGGCATCGAGGTCATCACGGCCTGA